CGTCGCGGTGGCCACCGGGATGGCGGCGATCGGCCTGGGCAACGATTCCGGAGGCTCCACACGACTGCCCGCGCAGCTGTGCGGAGTGGCCGGTTTGAAGCCGACGCCGGGACGCTTTCCCGCCGACCACCGAATCGGTGCGGCCGATCCCGCACCGGCCTCGGCGCTGTTCCCCGTCGACGGGCCGCTCGCGCGGAGCGTGTCCGACCTGCGCACCGCGTTCGAGGTCCTCGCGGTCACCGACCCCCGCGACCCCCGTGCTGTTCCGGTGCCCACCCGCGGGCCGCGGCTTCCGCGCGCCGTCGGCGTCGTCCGCGATCCCGGCGGTCACGGGGTCGACCCCGCCGTCGTGAACGCCGTGGACGCCGCTGCCGATGCGCTCGCCGACGCCGGCTACGAGGTCGGCGAGGTCGATGTCCCCATGCTCGACGACGCCCTGGCGGTGTACACGGGCATGGTCCTCACCGAGTTCGCCGGGAACTGGCCTGCGATCAGCGCGCTGGTCGGCCCCGACGCGTCCCGCTACATCGACTACGACCTCGACGAGCACCCTCCGCTGGACCTCGAGCAGTACCTCGAACGTGCCGCACGACTGCTGACCGTGCGCCGGGCCTGGGCACAGCGGGCAGCGGTGACACCACTCCTGCTCGGTCCCGTCAGCACGCGCACCTGGTTCGCGCCAGGGCAGGAATCCTCGTCCGCGGCGGAGAAACGACGGTACGGGCGTTCGATGACGCTCTCGGTGTGGTCGACCGCGGTCGGGGCACCCGCGGTCGCCGTCCCCACCGGGCTCGCCGACGGACGCCCGGTCGGAGTGCAGTTGATCGGGCCGATGTTCCGGGAGGACGCCGTGCTCGACGCGGCACAGGCCGTCGAGAACGCCCGCGGCACGCTGACCCCCGTCGAACCCCGCTGAGCGAAGTCTCGACGGCGGCCGCCTGCTCGGCGAGCCGAGTGCCAAGTGCCCGATCGCGGTGAATTCCTGGCGTCGATCGGCGCGAAAGATCACCGACGAAAACGATCAGAGCCTTGATCGACCCGCCTGAAACGCCCTATAAGGGTGGCCGGTCCGCCCTATTGGTGGGCGGGACTTGCGCGGCATGCCAGCACGAATCACGCTGTCCTCCGAGGTAGGAGATCTTTGTGATGAGCTCATATGTCCTTAACGGCAGGAGCTTTCGCGTCTGACATATTCCGACGGAGGCGGTTGCGTGCGGTGTTCACCTTGCGGTTCGCGGACGGCGCGAGAGATCGATTCATCGCCGCCTACCAGGAGATTCGTCACCAGGTGGTGCTGCTCGACGGCTGCCACGGTGATGGAGCGCGCGAATCGACGGCAGCTCCGCAGGAATGGATGATTACTGAAGAGTGGGCAATTCTGGAGCATTTTCAGCAATGGGAGACAGCCTAGCCCGCCGCGAACTCGCGGCACCCCTGGTGACATGTGCGGCACACCGCGAGTCACGGCGATATCGCGTATGGCTGGCCACCCGGCATCGATCGACAGAGGAGAAAGTTCCGTGGTCCACCATGGATTGATCGCCGCCGCGCAACGGCGTGCTAGTAGCGAGATCCGGTACCGTGCGCCGGGAGCGCTGTCATGACCAGCCAGTTGCACACGGTGGTCGACATCGCCCAGGTGAGCTCGAACCGCAAACGTGGCGGTGACATCCGAGTGCTTCTCGGTCCGGCCACCGTCAGCGCCACGAGCGGGTTTCAGGGCGTGGTCCTGCTGGAACCCGGTGAGCAGGTGCGGGAGCACTACCACCCGTACTCCGAAGAGTTCCTCTTCCTGTTCGAGGGAGAGGTGGAGGTGGACCTGGACGGCGTGGCCCATGCGCTTCGACCGAACCAGGCCATCTTCGTGCCGATCGACGTCCGGCACCGGGTGCGCAACACCGGGCCGCGGCTCGCGCGTCTGGTCTTCCACCTCAGCCCACTGGCGCCCCGGCCGGAGTTGGGGCACGTCGACACCGAGCCGTTGTCATGACGCACCGAGTGGCCGTTACCGGCTTGGGAGTCGTGGCACCGGGGGGTGTCGGCGCGAAGGCTTGCTGGGAGCTGCTGACGTCCGGGCGTACCGCTACCCGTGGGATCTCGCTGTTCCCGGCCGACGGCTTCCGTTCGAGGATCGCCGCCGAATGCGACTTCGACGGCGCCGAGAACGGCCTGACGGCGGCCGAGATCACCCGGATGGATCGCTATGTGCAGTTCGCCGCGGTCGCCGTCGACGAGGCGTGGGGCCAGGCGGGCCTGGAGGTGTCGAATCCCTGGCGGGTCGGCGTGTGCATGGGTTCGGCCGTGGGCGGTACGACGCAGCTCGAGCACGACTACGTGGCCACCTCCGACTCGGGCGACCGGTGGGTGGTCGACCACGCCAGGGCATCGCGGTACCTGCACCTGGCACTGACACCGTCCACTTTGGCCGCTGAGGTCGCCGGCCGGGTCGGTGCGCGGGGCATCGTGCAGACGATATCCACTGGCTGCACCGCAGGCCTGGACGCGGTCGGGCACGCCGCCCGGCACATCCAGGAAGGCCGTGCCGACGTGATGGTGGCGGGCGCGTCGGAATCCCCGATCTCGCCGATCGCGGTTGCCTGCTTCGACGCCATCCGGGCGACCTCGGCCCGCAACGACGACGCCGAGCACGCCGCTCGCCCCTTCGACCTGGACCGCGACGGGTTCGTGATCGGCGAGGGGGCGGCGGTGCTGGTGCTGGAGGAGTGGGAGCACGCCCTCGGCCGAAGTGCCCCGGTGCTGGCCGAGATCGTGGGCTTCGCCAATCGCAGCAACGCCTACCACATGACCGGTCTGCGCACCGACGGTGCGGAGATGGCCGAAGCCATCCGGTGTGCGATGGACCAAGCGCGGCTGGCCGACATCGACTACGTCAACGCCCACGGTTCGGGCACGCGGCAGAACGACCGGCACGAGACCGCGGCGTTCAAACGGGCGCTGGGTCAGGCGGCGTACGCCGTGCCGGTCAGCTCGATCAAGTCGATGGTCGGTCACTCCCTCGGCGCGATCGGCGCCATCGAGGCCCTCGCTTGCGTGCTGGCCCTGGTCCACGACGTCGTGCCCCCGACGGCCAACCTCGACACCGCCGACCCGGAGTGCGACCTGGACTACGTGCCGCACACGGCCAGAGAACAAGTGCTGCGCACGGCGCTGTCGGTCGGCAGCGGATTCGGCGGTTTCCAGTCCGCCCTCGTGCTGAGCAAGGCGAGACGATCGTGAACAGCACACCGGTCATCACCGGGCTCGGCGTCGTGGCGCCGAACGGGATCGGTGCCGACGAGTTCTGGCGAGCACTGCGTGACGGGCGTCCCGCGCTCGGCCCGCTGACCCGGTTCGAGCCGAACCCCTATCCGGTCAAGGTCGCGGGCCAGGTAGTCGGCTTCGATTCATCCGACTGGATCGACCCGAGAGTCGTCGTGCAGACCGACCGGTTCACCCACTTCGGCCTCGCCGCGGCCGAGTTGGCGCTGCGCGATGCCGACCTCGACCCGGCCGTCGTACCACCGCTCGAATTCGGCGTGGTCACAGCCAGTTTCAGCGCCGGTGTCGAGTTCGGTCAGCAGGAAATCCAACAGCTGTGGCGGCATGGCCCCGAGCACGTCGGCCCATATCAGTCGATCGCGTGGTTCTACGCGGCCACGACCGGCCAGATCTCCATCGGCAATGGGCTTCGCGGACCGTGTGGTGTGCTGGTCGCCGACGAAGCCGGTGGGCTCGACGTGCTGGCCTCCGCCCGCGACGACGTCCGTCGGGGCGCCGCGATGCTGGCGGGTGGTACCGAGGCGCCGCTGTCCCCGTATGCGGTATGCGCCCAACTCGGCTTCGAGTTGCTCAGTCCGGCCGCTGACCCGACCGCCGCCTACCTGCCCTTCACCTCGCGCGCCGGAGGGTTCATCCCCGGTGAGGGCGGCGCGATGCTCGTCGTGGAGTCCGCCCGCGCAGCCCGTCGGCGCGGTGCCAGGGCACGAGCGGCGATCGCCGGGCACGGAGCTACGTTCACCGGGCCCCGGTGCTTCGACCAGTCAGCGGAAGGGCTGGAGCGCGCGGCCCGGCTCGCACTCAGCGACGCTGGCGTGGAGCCGTCCGATGTGGACGTCGTCTTTCTCGACGCGCTGGGTGACCCTGAAGCCGATCGCGCCGAGGAGCGGGCGCTGCGGTGGCTGTTGGGCGACCGTGCCAACCGGATTCCGGTCACTGCGCCCAAGACCGGCTACGGCCGCTGCTACGCCGGTGCGGCGGCACTCGACGTCGCGACCGCTGCGCTGGCCATCGAGCACGGCATCGTGCCACCGACGCCCAACATTCGCGACTGCCCGTTCGACCTGGACCTCGTGGCGCAGGCCCGCCCGGCCGACATCAACACGGTGCTCGTGCTGGCCCGGGGATTGCACGGCGGCAACTCCGCATTGGTGCTGAGAAGTCCCGCTTCGACCCAAGGAGATGACTGAGATGCACACACCCGAAACGAACCTGCCTCTTTCCTCGATCACGCTGGCGTCGCTGATCAGCCGCTGCACCGGCGTCGCGGTCACCGGTGACCAGATCGACGACGCGGGCCAGAGCTTCGCCGAGCTCGGCGTGGACTCCCTCGGCCTGCTGGGAGTCATGGCACAGCTCCAGCGCGACTACGGCTTGCCCGAGACCGTCGACGTGAACACCGACCACTCGCCGAGAGATCTGCTGCTCCTGCTCGACGGAAGGGCATGAGATGACCGGGCACACCGACAACGAGATCATCATCGCGGCTCCCCTCCGCTTGGTGTGGGACCGCACCAACGACGTGGAGGACTGGCCGAACCTGTTCAGCGAGTACGACTCGGTGCAGGTGCTGGAACGCGAAGGTGACCGCGTGTTGTTCCGGCTGACCATGCGACCCGACTCCAACGGCACGGTGTGGAGCTGGGTGTCGGAACGAATCGCCGATCCGGCGACCAGGACTGTCCACGCACGCCGGGTCGAGACCGGCCCGTTCGTGCGGATGAACATCCGCTGGACCTACGAGGAAGTCGACGGCGGCGTGCGAATGCGCTGGATCCAGGACTTCACGATGAAACCGGACGCACCGATCGACGACGCCGCGATGACCGAACGCATCAACACCAACAGCCGTGTCCAGATGGCGCTGATCAAGAAGAAGCTCGAAGCGGCAGCTGTCGCTCTCTGACCGCCGCGCGAACGACTCCGGAAGCCGCCCTGCGCCTTGG
This portion of the Saccharopolyspora antimicrobica genome encodes:
- a CDS encoding beta-ketoacyl-[acyl-carrier-protein] synthase family protein, translated to MTHRVAVTGLGVVAPGGVGAKACWELLTSGRTATRGISLFPADGFRSRIAAECDFDGAENGLTAAEITRMDRYVQFAAVAVDEAWGQAGLEVSNPWRVGVCMGSAVGGTTQLEHDYVATSDSGDRWVVDHARASRYLHLALTPSTLAAEVAGRVGARGIVQTISTGCTAGLDAVGHAARHIQEGRADVMVAGASESPISPIAVACFDAIRATSARNDDAEHAARPFDLDRDGFVIGEGAAVLVLEEWEHALGRSAPVLAEIVGFANRSNAYHMTGLRTDGAEMAEAIRCAMDQARLADIDYVNAHGSGTRQNDRHETAAFKRALGQAAYAVPVSSIKSMVGHSLGAIGAIEALACVLALVHDVVPPTANLDTADPECDLDYVPHTAREQVLRTALSVGSGFGGFQSALVLSKARRS
- a CDS encoding acyl carrier protein, whose protein sequence is MHTPETNLPLSSITLASLISRCTGVAVTGDQIDDAGQSFAELGVDSLGLLGVMAQLQRDYGLPETVDVNTDHSPRDLLLLLDGRA
- a CDS encoding amidase family protein; protein product: MATSASEVTSWSANRIAAAVAAGQTRAAEILDAHLDRIDRCNSRLTAVTSRRDDDARRDAAAIDEAVARGERVGPLAGVPITVKETTDVRGLATTHGLRAFADRVAATDAPPVDAMRRAGAVIVGHTNMPTLTLTGMHPRSELFGDTINPWDPGATPGGSSGGDAVAVATGMAAIGLGNDSGGSTRLPAQLCGVAGLKPTPGRFPADHRIGAADPAPASALFPVDGPLARSVSDLRTAFEVLAVTDPRDPRAVPVPTRGPRLPRAVGVVRDPGGHGVDPAVVNAVDAAADALADAGYEVGEVDVPMLDDALAVYTGMVLTEFAGNWPAISALVGPDASRYIDYDLDEHPPLDLEQYLERAARLLTVRRAWAQRAAVTPLLLGPVSTRTWFAPGQESSSAAEKRRYGRSMTLSVWSTAVGAPAVAVPTGLADGRPVGVQLIGPMFREDAVLDAAQAVENARGTLTPVEPR
- a CDS encoding cupin domain-containing protein — its product is MTSQLHTVVDIAQVSSNRKRGGDIRVLLGPATVSATSGFQGVVLLEPGEQVREHYHPYSEEFLFLFEGEVEVDLDGVAHALRPNQAIFVPIDVRHRVRNTGPRLARLVFHLSPLAPRPELGHVDTEPLS
- a CDS encoding antibiotic biosynthesis monooxygenase translates to MFTLRFADGARDRFIAAYQEIRHQVVLLDGCHGDGARESTAAPQEWMITEEWAILEHFQQWETA
- a CDS encoding SRPBCC family protein translates to MTGHTDNEIIIAAPLRLVWDRTNDVEDWPNLFSEYDSVQVLEREGDRVLFRLTMRPDSNGTVWSWVSERIADPATRTVHARRVETGPFVRMNIRWTYEEVDGGVRMRWIQDFTMKPDAPIDDAAMTERINTNSRVQMALIKKKLEAAAVAL
- a CDS encoding beta-ketoacyl synthase N-terminal-like domain-containing protein, coding for MNSTPVITGLGVVAPNGIGADEFWRALRDGRPALGPLTRFEPNPYPVKVAGQVVGFDSSDWIDPRVVVQTDRFTHFGLAAAELALRDADLDPAVVPPLEFGVVTASFSAGVEFGQQEIQQLWRHGPEHVGPYQSIAWFYAATTGQISIGNGLRGPCGVLVADEAGGLDVLASARDDVRRGAAMLAGGTEAPLSPYAVCAQLGFELLSPAADPTAAYLPFTSRAGGFIPGEGGAMLVVESARAARRRGARARAAIAGHGATFTGPRCFDQSAEGLERAARLALSDAGVEPSDVDVVFLDALGDPEADRAEERALRWLLGDRANRIPVTAPKTGYGRCYAGAAALDVATAALAIEHGIVPPTPNIRDCPFDLDLVAQARPADINTVLVLARGLHGGNSALVLRSPASTQGDD